Proteins encoded by one window of Marispirochaeta aestuarii:
- a CDS encoding EamA family transporter, with translation MIFLLSLSAALLFGVGDFSGGFASRRQPVGAVLFTSQLFGLLLVSLVSPLLLEGVPRAADLLWGAAAGIGGAVGILFLYHALAHTVVAIVSPTAALVGALLPLVFGLLIGDAVSPIGWIGIGLILPAVVLLSYEHLEAGTTVEERRRAFLYGIGAGAGFGLFFILIAQTSPAAGLWPLAGARITSLAMVACYSILRGRSLIVRGQGIGATIMAGTFDMAANIAFMLAVQSGRIILVTAVTSVYPAPTVLLARLINGEKVHPLRWAGLAAAAAGVACMGIG, from the coding sequence ATGATCTTCCTTCTCTCCCTATCCGCTGCCCTGCTTTTTGGAGTAGGCGATTTCTCCGGTGGTTTTGCCTCCCGGCGCCAGCCCGTGGGGGCGGTGCTGTTTACCTCCCAGCTCTTCGGGCTGTTGCTGGTGAGTCTTGTATCGCCCCTCCTGCTCGAGGGAGTACCCAGGGCCGCAGACCTGCTGTGGGGAGCCGCCGCGGGTATCGGCGGGGCCGTTGGTATTCTGTTTCTCTATCACGCCCTGGCCCACACCGTGGTTGCCATCGTCTCTCCCACCGCTGCCCTCGTGGGAGCCCTGCTTCCCCTGGTGTTCGGCCTCCTGATCGGGGATGCCGTCTCGCCGATCGGATGGATCGGTATCGGTCTCATCCTGCCGGCGGTTGTTCTGTTAAGCTATGAACACCTGGAAGCCGGTACCACTGTGGAGGAACGACGGCGGGCCTTCCTTTACGGGATCGGTGCGGGGGCCGGTTTCGGTCTCTTCTTTATTCTGATTGCCCAGACCAGTCCGGCGGCGGGCTTATGGCCCCTGGCGGGAGCAAGGATCACCTCCCTGGCCATGGTTGCCTGCTACAGCATCCTGAGGGGACGCTCGCTGATTGTGCGGGGACAGGGAATCGGTGCGACAATCATGGCCGGTACCTTCGATATGGCCGCCAACATCGCCTTTATGCTGGCGGTCCAGAGCGGGCGGATCATTCTGGTTACCGCTGTAACCTCGGTCTATCCGGCCCCGACGGTGCTGCTTGCCCGGCTTATCAACGGCGAGAAGGTCCACCCCCTGCGCTGGGCCGGGCTTGCCGCGGCGGCCGCGGGGGTAGCCTGCATGGGAATCGGCTAA
- a CDS encoding ATP-binding cassette domain-containing protein: protein MSKIKRDIETLPVAALLEEYPFIDSYFSSAGLEYSPREQLPLKEYLHSLEDEFREDKAIDVDETVSGARAYIEQMLEFLGLNSGTRVRSVSILPGTTKSGEPEGFEALEIRPGEIVSIVGPTGSGKSRLLADIEWMAQRDTPTGRQVLVNGTEPDKKWRFSTSDKLVAQLSQNMNFVMDLTVREFVTLHAESRLIENTDEVTEKIIARANELAGEQFSPETPITSLSGGQSRALMIADTAILSKSPIVLIDEIENAGIDRKKALELLLSEEKIVLMATHDPILALMADKRIIIRNGGIASIIETSDGERGILHEIEALDRRIQTLRGELRAGKRLDQITI, encoded by the coding sequence ATGAGCAAAATTAAGCGCGACATCGAGACCCTGCCGGTAGCGGCACTTCTCGAAGAATACCCCTTTATAGACTCCTACTTTTCCTCCGCGGGGCTGGAGTACTCTCCCAGGGAACAGCTCCCCTTAAAGGAGTACCTCCACTCCCTGGAAGATGAGTTCAGGGAAGACAAGGCCATCGACGTCGATGAAACCGTATCCGGCGCCAGGGCCTACATAGAACAGATGCTGGAGTTCCTGGGCCTGAACAGCGGGACCCGTGTCCGGAGCGTAAGCATTCTGCCGGGGACCACCAAGAGCGGAGAACCCGAGGGTTTCGAGGCCCTGGAAATACGGCCGGGAGAGATTGTCTCCATAGTCGGCCCCACGGGCTCGGGAAAAAGCCGTCTTCTGGCGGACATCGAGTGGATGGCCCAGCGGGACACGCCGACGGGCAGACAGGTCCTGGTCAACGGTACTGAGCCGGATAAAAAGTGGCGTTTTTCCACCTCCGACAAGCTGGTGGCACAGCTCAGTCAGAACATGAACTTTGTAATGGACCTGACGGTCCGGGAGTTCGTTACCCTCCACGCGGAGAGCAGACTCATAGAGAACACCGACGAGGTAACGGAGAAGATCATCGCCAGGGCAAACGAGCTGGCGGGGGAACAGTTCAGCCCTGAGACCCCCATCACCTCCCTCTCCGGCGGACAGTCCCGGGCCCTGATGATCGCCGATACCGCGATCCTGAGCAAGTCTCCCATCGTATTGATCGACGAGATCGAAAACGCCGGGATCGACCGGAAAAAGGCCCTGGAGCTGCTGCTGTCGGAGGAGAAGATCGTCCTGATGGCGACCCACGACCCCATCCTGGCCCTGATGGCCGACAAGAGGATCATCATCAGGAACGGCGGTATCGCCTCGATCATCGAAACCAGCGATGGCGAACGGGGAATACTGCACGAGATAGAGGCCCTGGACAGGAGGATTCAAACCCTCCGGGGCGAACTCCGGGCGGGTAAACGCCTGGACCAGATTACCATATAA
- a CDS encoding GTP-binding protein has translation MNLITVSGPPSSGKTAVILKTAESLRRKGFKIGVAKFDCLSTEDDQLYAKAGIPVQKGLSGSLCPDHYFVSNIEEVTQWGIREGLDILISESAGLCNRCSPYIKEIRAICVIDNLSGINTPKKIGPMLKSADIVVITKGDIVSQAEREVFASRVGMVNPRATIIHVNGLTGQGAFELSTLMHDSDNEIDSVKGKELRFPMPSALCSYCLGETRIGEQFQMGNVRKIKLENQHEQN, from the coding sequence ATGAACCTGATAACCGTTTCCGGCCCCCCGTCATCGGGAAAAACAGCGGTCATCCTCAAGACCGCCGAATCCCTCAGGCGGAAGGGCTTCAAGATCGGCGTTGCCAAATTCGACTGCCTCTCAACCGAGGATGATCAGCTCTACGCGAAGGCGGGAATTCCCGTGCAAAAGGGGTTATCCGGCAGCCTCTGTCCGGACCACTACTTCGTCAGTAACATCGAAGAGGTTACCCAGTGGGGAATCCGTGAGGGTCTGGACATCCTGATCAGCGAATCAGCCGGGCTCTGCAACCGCTGTTCCCCCTACATCAAGGAGATCCGGGCGATCTGCGTGATCGACAACCTGAGCGGCATCAACACCCCCAAAAAGATCGGTCCCATGCTCAAGAGCGCAGACATCGTGGTCATTACCAAGGGGGATATCGTCTCCCAGGCCGAGCGGGAGGTCTTCGCCAGCCGCGTGGGCATGGTGAATCCCCGGGCGACGATTATCCATGTAAACGGCCTCACCGGACAGGGGGCCTTCGAACTGAGCACCCTTATGCACGACAGCGACAACGAGATCGATTCCGTCAAGGGGAAGGAATTGCGCTTTCCCATGCCCTCGGCCCTCTGTTCCTACTGCCTGGGAGAGACGCGCATTGGCGAACAGTTCCAGATGGGAAACGTACGGAAAATCAAACTGGAGAACCAGCATGAGCAAAATTAA
- a CDS encoding ABC transporter substrate-binding protein codes for MNYIDINDTIYTITEKYPETVDIFVARGFPRMAEYSQRAGYGKLVSLKTALEIRKINSELFVSLLNEAIAEHRDGADLSLSGTPQNGQEESVSMTGLLPCPVRIPILEEFNNFSSAYRRQHGRAIEAELKAASVGTQWVEEHIDSSTSIESLPDIFISAGFDLFFDRQRIGRLREQNAFTDLLDWKGENPAFAGLDLKDPAGVYSIIAAVPAVFLVNTQELAGRPVPRSWKELLSGDFGQSVSLPVGDFDLFNAILLTLRSRYGDAGVEELGRVMLQALHPSQMVKSDRMKNARPAVTIMPYFFTKTVREGGPMQAVWPEDGAIVSPIFMLSKRGKEKDLKPVVDFFGSQKIGEVLAHQGLFPSLNPDVDNRLAEGTPFMWLGWDYIKSHDLSREIAVSEEIFNRTSSLAAMTEESA; via the coding sequence ATGAACTACATTGATATAAACGATACCATCTACACCATCACGGAAAAATATCCCGAAACCGTGGATATCTTCGTTGCCCGGGGCTTTCCCCGGATGGCCGAATATTCTCAGCGCGCCGGATACGGCAAGCTGGTCTCCCTGAAAACGGCCCTGGAGATACGGAAAATCAATTCAGAGCTCTTCGTTAGTCTCCTGAACGAGGCGATCGCTGAGCACCGTGACGGAGCTGACCTTAGCCTGAGCGGGACGCCGCAGAACGGGCAGGAAGAGTCGGTCAGCATGACCGGACTCCTCCCCTGCCCGGTGCGGATTCCCATCCTCGAGGAGTTCAACAACTTCAGCAGCGCCTACCGGAGGCAGCATGGCAGGGCAATCGAGGCGGAACTGAAGGCCGCCAGCGTGGGCACCCAGTGGGTGGAGGAACACATCGACAGTTCCACCTCCATCGAGTCCCTGCCGGATATCTTTATCTCCGCCGGCTTCGACCTCTTCTTCGACCGCCAGCGCATCGGACGCCTCCGGGAGCAGAACGCCTTTACGGACCTGCTGGACTGGAAGGGCGAGAATCCCGCCTTCGCCGGCCTCGACCTTAAGGATCCCGCAGGTGTCTACTCCATAATCGCCGCGGTCCCGGCGGTATTCCTGGTAAACACCCAGGAGCTTGCGGGACGTCCTGTACCGCGGAGCTGGAAGGAACTCCTGAGCGGCGACTTCGGTCAGTCCGTCTCCCTGCCGGTGGGAGATTTCGACCTCTTTAACGCCATTCTGCTCACCCTCCGCAGCCGCTACGGCGATGCCGGGGTGGAGGAGCTCGGCCGTGTCATGCTCCAGGCCCTGCACCCCTCCCAGATGGTCAAGAGCGACCGCATGAAGAACGCCCGGCCCGCGGTCACCATCATGCCTTACTTCTTTACCAAAACCGTGCGGGAAGGCGGGCCCATGCAGGCGGTCTGGCCCGAGGACGGAGCCATTGTAAGCCCCATCTTCATGCTCAGCAAACGGGGCAAGGAGAAGGATCTCAAACCGGTGGTCGACTTCTTCGGATCCCAAAAGATCGGCGAGGTCCTGGCCCACCAGGGACTCTTCCCCTCCCTGAACCCGGATGTCGACAACCGGCTGGCTGAGGGAACCCCCTTCATGTGGCTGGGCTGGGACTACATCAAATCCCACGACCTGAGCCGGGAGATCGCTGTAAGCGAAGAAATCTTCAACCGGACCAGCAGCCTGGCTGCCATGACGGAGGAGAGCGCATGA
- a CDS encoding PTS sugar transporter subunit IIA, whose translation MAINISELLNPACIELDLSAKKKPDILRELSSVLARCGDVGNQDKLYKELLKREKMTSTGIGSGIAIPHCLSSQVKEMHVAFGRKLEGAKFDAVDNQPVSLFFLLAGPEGAHSRHLQILSRLARYLHDPAFCQELHTASSPEEVIAAFRRKESE comes from the coding sequence ATGGCAATAAATATTAGCGAACTGCTGAATCCGGCCTGTATCGAACTGGATCTCTCGGCGAAAAAGAAACCCGATATCCTGCGGGAGCTCAGCTCCGTGCTGGCCCGCTGCGGGGACGTGGGGAACCAGGACAAGCTCTACAAGGAGCTTCTAAAGCGGGAAAAGATGACCAGTACCGGAATCGGGAGCGGCATCGCCATTCCCCACTGCCTCTCGTCCCAGGTAAAGGAGATGCACGTCGCCTTCGGGCGCAAACTCGAAGGCGCCAAATTCGACGCTGTGGACAATCAGCCGGTCAGCCTCTTTTTTCTGCTTGCAGGTCCGGAGGGCGCCCATTCCAGGCATCTCCAGATACTGAGCAGACTGGCCCGCTACCTTCACGATCCGGCCTTCTGTCAGGAGCTTCATACCGCCTCGTCCCCTGAGGAGGTCATTGCCGCTTTCAGGCGCAAGGAATCGGAATGA
- a CDS encoding Na+/H+ antiporter subunit E, with product MRLETRWALVRFLITFLSLFPGWMLFTWSLDPGSLVAGIVSSLVVAWFTYSIFVDESEAARRAHLPRPHYFIVYLVVLVFNMYVASFQVLWQILRGKINPGIVHFRTRLKTDIARVALTSSITLTPGTITLDLTDDHLVVHWLDARTTHSRYAGELIKGIYEKLLRRIWL from the coding sequence ATGAGACTCGAGACCCGCTGGGCCCTTGTCAGGTTTCTCATTACCTTTCTGTCCCTTTTCCCGGGCTGGATGCTGTTTACCTGGTCTCTGGATCCCGGTTCTCTCGTGGCGGGAATTGTATCCAGCCTGGTGGTGGCCTGGTTTACCTATTCCATCTTCGTGGACGAGTCCGAAGCCGCCCGCAGGGCCCATCTTCCGCGGCCGCACTACTTTATCGTCTACCTGGTTGTCCTGGTTTTCAACATGTATGTGGCAAGCTTCCAGGTCCTCTGGCAGATCCTCCGGGGAAAGATCAACCCCGGGATCGTACATTTCCGGACAAGGCTGAAAACCGACATAGCCAGAGTCGCCCTGACCAGCTCCATTACCCTGACCCCGGGCACCATAACCCTGGATCTGACGGACGACCACCTGGTCGTGCACTGGCTCGATGCACGGACAACCCACTCCCGCTATGCCGGTGAGCTGATCAAGGGCATCTACGAAAAACTCCTGAGACGCATATGGCTCTGA
- a CDS encoding monovalent cation/H+ antiporter complex subunit F: protein MALMLEITIYFLVASSVISLVRVVIGPTVADRMIGLNLVASQILTLLVLVSVALERSIYLDVALVYDIFGFIGILLMTRYFSGKKGEI, encoded by the coding sequence ATGGCTCTGATGCTGGAAATTACAATCTACTTTCTCGTCGCCTCCAGCGTAATCAGTCTGGTCCGGGTTGTAATCGGCCCCACCGTGGCGGACCGCATGATCGGACTGAACCTGGTGGCTTCCCAGATCCTTACCCTGCTGGTTCTCGTTTCGGTGGCCCTGGAGCGCTCCATTTACCTGGATGTCGCTCTGGTCTACGATATCTTCGGCTTTATCGGCATCCTGCTCATGACCCGTTACTTTTCCGGGAAAAAGGGGGAGATATGA
- the mnhG gene encoding monovalent cation/H(+) antiporter subunit G, with translation MTIAAAIFFGLGIIFNLMGNIGVLVFPDVYTRLQASSTCATTSVLSFFIGCMFIAGWGPMTGRLIVITIFFFVTNPISAHIIARFAWQNGIVPWRQSYTKRRELGGDDD, from the coding sequence ATGACCATTGCGGCGGCGATCTTTTTCGGACTGGGGATCATTTTCAATCTCATGGGAAACATCGGCGTACTGGTTTTTCCCGATGTCTATACCCGCCTGCAGGCCTCGTCGACCTGCGCCACCACCTCGGTACTCTCCTTTTTTATCGGCTGCATGTTCATTGCCGGCTGGGGGCCCATGACAGGGCGGCTTATTGTAATAACCATCTTCTTCTTTGTTACCAACCCCATCTCCGCCCACATAATAGCCCGTTTCGCCTGGCAGAACGGGATCGTTCCCTGGCGTCAGAGTTACACAAAACGGCGGGAACTGGGAGGAGATGATGATTGA
- a CDS encoding hydrogenase subunit MbhD domain-containing protein, translating to MIEVLLALMLITAVISLQVRDMLAAVLTLSVLSLLSCLVFFLFHAPDVALTEAAVGTGVGTVVMIWIVYKTERRDET from the coding sequence ATGATTGAGGTTCTGCTGGCGTTAATGCTGATTACCGCGGTAATCTCCCTCCAGGTACGGGACATGCTGGCGGCGGTCCTTACCTTGAGCGTCTTGAGCCTCCTCAGCTGCCTGGTTTTTTTTCTCTTCCATGCGCCGGACGTCGCTCTTACGGAGGCTGCCGTGGGAACCGGGGTAGGGACGGTGGTGATGATCTGGATCGTCTACAAGACCGAGAGGCGGGATGAGACATGA
- the mbhE gene encoding hydrogen gas-evolving membrane-bound hydrogenase subunit E, whose protein sequence is MKRKHWLMFAEILVLSLTALFLFTALKGEHPVSSGIRDYIVANGSRETGALNLVTAIYLGYRAFDTLGETIVLLLAVSGVIYFTDFSAEGGRESEEDDHT, encoded by the coding sequence ATGAAGAGGAAGCACTGGCTCATGTTCGCTGAAATACTTGTTCTTTCCCTGACCGCACTTTTTCTTTTTACTGCCCTTAAGGGGGAGCACCCGGTATCTTCCGGAATCCGGGACTATATCGTCGCGAACGGAAGCCGGGAGACCGGGGCTCTGAACCTGGTGACCGCTATTTACCTGGGCTACCGGGCCTTCGACACCCTGGGTGAGACAATCGTCCTGCTCCTGGCAGTTTCGGGGGTAATCTACTTTACCGATTTTTCCGCCGAAGGAGGGAGAGAAAGTGAAGAAGACGACCATACTTGA
- a CDS encoding MnhB domain-containing protein: MKKTTILDLVARKLAPFMLLFGFYLLTYGHLSPGGGFQGGVVIASGVILLAISRGVEAAESLFPVLALTKAEAFAFFLLLAAGLAGVVAGIGFLGNPVVRADVQAVPRAGMILLFNVLIGIKVGAGVSLICMHLFREE, translated from the coding sequence GTGAAGAAGACGACCATACTTGACCTGGTGGCCCGCAAGCTTGCTCCCTTCATGCTGCTCTTCGGGTTCTATCTGCTGACCTACGGACACCTCTCCCCGGGCGGGGGGTTTCAGGGAGGCGTTGTTATCGCCTCCGGTGTTATCCTGCTGGCCATCAGCCGTGGGGTGGAAGCCGCGGAGTCCCTCTTTCCGGTTCTTGCCCTCACCAAGGCTGAAGCTTTTGCTTTTTTTCTCCTCCTGGCCGCGGGACTTGCCGGGGTGGTCGCAGGTATCGGCTTTCTCGGGAATCCCGTTGTCCGGGCGGATGTGCAGGCCGTTCCCCGGGCTGGAATGATCCTGCTTTTCAATGTGCTGATCGGCATCAAGGTCGGCGCCGGAGTCAGCCTGATCTGCATGCACCTGTTCAGGGAGGAGTAA
- a CDS encoding sodium:proton antiporter produces the protein MVWFLIGAIFLVGLWGIMNKANMIKKVMALSIANSAVILLFIYYGSFSGDTAPIEGTSARMVDPLPQALMLTAIVVGICVVALALVLVYRLYLKFGTLDMRRIEKKAWELHD, from the coding sequence ATGGTCTGGTTTCTTATCGGCGCAATCTTTCTCGTCGGTCTCTGGGGCATCATGAACAAGGCGAACATGATCAAAAAGGTAATGGCCCTGAGTATTGCCAACAGTGCTGTCATTCTGCTCTTTATCTATTACGGCTCCTTTTCCGGTGATACAGCGCCCATCGAGGGAACTTCGGCCCGGATGGTGGACCCCCTGCCGCAGGCTCTGATGCTGACGGCAATAGTGGTCGGAATCTGCGTGGTAGCCCTGGCCCTGGTCCTGGTCTACCGCTTATATCTTAAGTTCGGGACTCTGGATATGCGGCGAATAGAAAAGAAGGCCTGGGAACTGCATGACTGA
- a CDS encoding complex I subunit 5 family protein, translated as MTENLIIWILVSPLFGGALALFGKIFKRAEGFFCLLSVLSFAGPIFSLLHLLEPVAGGAALFYPLGGWAEPYGISLVLDGFAWISAALISLITPLIALFALGNRKYGARFFFFLMLLSGGMYGVALTGDLFTMFVGFEIIAISAYVLIAWEGTPTGLVASFKYLMLSTTGILFFLFGIFLIYRDLGVLSIDRISTLLQSAGGVRNTPTMHLALASLCVGIGVRTAFIPFHTWLPEAHAYAPHPVSALLSGVLIKVSFFAMVRILLEFGGSYMWELLLWIGAVTAISAVVSALAQSDAKRLLAYHSISQMGYILAVFGAGSSFALSASFFHALNHALFKSLLFLTVGTAVGLRGVRNLYKISALGRRIPLFGLAFFVGALSISGIPPFNGFASKAYISSGMSGSPAYVLLWITSFLTIASFVKLSRIYFPGPKEPFPAVQPDTVLVRDYLPGKLEHLVVIVLALLCLGSGVFGVQVAGFLNVMLYHEELSYTVSLFGWKKMLSLLPAVILGFAAFRLVTTSWGKGLSARLKALAPDLHTVLIFFFIGLLAFAAVAY; from the coding sequence ATGACTGAAAACCTGATAATCTGGATCCTTGTTTCTCCCCTTTTCGGCGGGGCCCTGGCTCTTTTCGGAAAGATCTTCAAAAGAGCGGAAGGATTTTTCTGTCTGCTTTCTGTTCTCAGTTTTGCGGGACCGATCTTTTCTCTGCTGCATCTGCTGGAACCGGTGGCCGGAGGGGCCGCTCTGTTCTACCCCCTGGGGGGCTGGGCGGAGCCCTATGGTATCAGTCTGGTGCTGGACGGTTTTGCCTGGATTTCCGCGGCCCTTATCAGCCTGATTACACCCCTGATCGCCCTCTTTGCCCTGGGAAACAGAAAATACGGAGCCCGTTTCTTCTTCTTTTTAATGCTTCTTTCCGGCGGTATGTACGGGGTCGCCCTGACGGGGGACCTCTTTACCATGTTCGTGGGCTTCGAGATCATCGCTATTTCCGCCTATGTGCTGATAGCCTGGGAGGGTACCCCAACGGGTCTGGTGGCGAGTTTCAAGTACCTGATGCTCAGTACCACGGGGATCCTCTTTTTTCTGTTCGGCATATTCCTGATCTACCGGGACCTGGGGGTCCTCTCCATAGACAGAATCTCGACCCTGCTCCAGAGCGCCGGCGGGGTTCGGAACACCCCTACCATGCACCTTGCCCTGGCCTCCCTTTGTGTGGGAATCGGGGTGCGAACTGCCTTTATCCCTTTTCATACCTGGCTTCCCGAGGCCCATGCCTATGCGCCCCATCCGGTATCGGCCCTGCTTTCCGGGGTGCTTATAAAGGTCTCCTTTTTCGCCATGGTTCGGATCCTTCTGGAATTCGGCGGTTCCTATATGTGGGAGCTGCTTCTCTGGATCGGGGCTGTTACCGCCATCAGCGCCGTTGTTAGTGCGCTGGCCCAGAGCGATGCCAAGCGCCTTCTGGCTTACCACTCCATATCCCAGATGGGATACATCCTGGCTGTCTTCGGTGCGGGATCCTCCTTTGCCCTCAGCGCCTCGTTTTTCCATGCCCTGAACCATGCTCTTTTCAAGAGCCTTCTTTTTCTTACCGTCGGGACCGCGGTGGGCTTAAGGGGGGTACGGAACCTCTATAAAATTTCGGCCCTGGGCCGCAGGATTCCCCTTTTCGGGCTGGCCTTTTTTGTGGGGGCTCTTTCGATATCAGGAATTCCCCCTTTTAACGGCTTCGCCAGCAAAGCCTATATATCCTCCGGAATGAGCGGGTCACCGGCTTATGTGCTTCTATGGATAACCAGTTTTCTTACCATCGCAAGCTTTGTCAAACTCAGCAGGATCTACTTTCCCGGACCAAAGGAGCCGTTCCCCGCGGTCCAGCCGGATACGGTACTGGTTCGGGATTATCTTCCCGGCAAACTGGAGCATCTGGTGGTCATTGTGCTGGCCCTTCTCTGTCTGGGAAGCGGGGTCTTTGGCGTCCAGGTGGCCGGTTTCCTGAATGTTATGCTCTATCATGAGGAGTTGAGTTACACAGTATCCCTCTTCGGCTGGAAAAAGATGCTCTCCCTGCTGCCGGCGGTAATTCTGGGTTTCGCGGCCTTTCGTCTGGTGACAACTTCATGGGGAAAAGGCCTCTCCGCCCGGCTCAAGGCGCTTGCCCCGGACCTGCATACGGTGCTGATTTTCTTTTTTATCGGTCTTCTTGCCTTTGCGGCGGTGGCTTACTGA
- a CDS encoding fibronectin type III domain-containing protein yields MLKRLFLLIMMSFFFFLGGCDEYALLEQYQLDVEVADWIPVPENFSVSSSGSRNISINWSYPDTSLIDGFRIARMDTAGGSTIIADEGQLGSNETSYVDTGLAPNVWYIYYMYAVSGTYRSYATEPKSGFSNP; encoded by the coding sequence ATGCTGAAGAGATTATTCCTTCTGATCATGATGTCGTTCTTCTTTTTTCTTGGAGGCTGCGACGAGTACGCCCTGCTGGAACAGTATCAGCTCGATGTGGAAGTAGCAGACTGGATTCCTGTTCCGGAGAATTTTTCTGTCAGCAGTAGTGGCAGCAGAAATATTTCCATAAACTGGTCATATCCCGATACCTCCCTGATCGACGGTTTCCGGATCGCACGTATGGATACTGCCGGGGGATCAACAATTATCGCGGATGAAGGTCAGCTTGGTAGCAATGAGACCTCGTATGTGGATACTGGTCTGGCGCCAAATGTCTGGTATATTTACTATATGTATGCCGTATCCGGAACGTATCGCTCCTATGCAACTGAACCTAAAAGTGGTTTTTCAAATCCTTGA